In Nakamurella antarctica, the following are encoded in one genomic region:
- a CDS encoding M48 family metallopeptidase, translated as MTIPVETDGTSRKAKLTIDRDGSLQLKAAPDVEQAELEHFLTSKREWIYRKLAEKESLRYEPVTKEFVDGEGFLYLGRSHQLRIVDTGDHRVRLQRGKLNLPKAISETGYEHVIAWYRMAGLTWIRPRAADWAKRLCVDPHMIEVADLGNKWGSTLPDGRVRIHWATMQLRPRLVEYVLAHELAHLREAHHGPAFWQLLNRAMPDCEQRKAELANTGAALWHGVTGNYV; from the coding sequence ATGACGATCCCCGTCGAAACCGATGGCACCAGCCGAAAGGCAAAGCTGACCATCGACCGCGACGGGAGCCTGCAACTCAAGGCTGCACCCGACGTCGAACAGGCTGAGCTCGAACACTTTTTGACGTCCAAGCGGGAATGGATTTACCGCAAGCTGGCCGAAAAGGAATCCCTTCGCTACGAGCCGGTCACGAAGGAGTTTGTTGATGGTGAAGGCTTTCTGTACCTTGGGCGCAGCCACCAGCTTCGAATCGTCGACACCGGCGACCATCGGGTGCGGCTGCAACGTGGGAAGCTAAACCTCCCCAAGGCCATTTCCGAAACGGGATACGAGCATGTCATCGCCTGGTACCGGATGGCAGGGCTGACCTGGATAAGGCCCCGAGCCGCAGACTGGGCCAAGCGATTATGCGTCGATCCTCACATGATCGAAGTGGCAGACCTAGGCAACAAGTGGGGTTCTACTCTGCCCGACGGTCGGGTACGCATTCATTGGGCGACCATGCAGCTGCGCCCTAGGCTGGTCGAGTACGTGCTCGCGCACGAGCTGGCTCATCTCCGCGAAGCACACCACGGCCCCGCATTTTGGCAGCTTCTCAACAGAGCAATGCCCGACTGCGAACAACGCAAAGCAGAGCTCGCAAACACCGGAGCCGCCCTGTGGCACGGTGTTACGGGTAATTACGTGTAG